From Candidatus Paceibacterota bacterium:
GATTGCTCGAAGAAATTCTTCTGATAATTCCTCGCAAAATTTAGGCAAATCCTCCTTCGCAACTCCGCTAACCGGCCCGGCAGTCAAATGGCGAACGGTTACACCGGGGGCAAACTCAACGACATCAGGAAGATCTGGATGGTTGCGTCGCGTGAAGATATCAACGCCGACGCCCATTGCAGCCATCCGCTTGGCGTTCTCGGCCACATACACGTTCATTCCACCCGCATCACCGATGCCAGCTTGATCCAGGGGGGATGAGTGCACCATCAAAGTGGCGATGCGTCGGTTCATTCGAGAAGTCTATCCAGGCTAGAAATTTGCGCGAATGGAGCCGACAACTTCTTTACCCCCGTAGATTGGAGTTGACTCAGATGATGAAACAACTCCAAACGATTCCAAGGCTGCAACAAGGAGCACGCCCAGAGCGCGTGCTGAGCCATCATCGACCTTGACGGCAAGCGAGCGGCCGTCCGGAAGTGAGGCAACTTGAACTCCTTCGGCCCCTTCTTTTAAGAATAATCCAGGGATTTCACGCATCTTCCGAGTGGTCAAACGCCCCTCGCCTGCCACCATCTCAGGAAAGTCGCGACAAGCGCCGATGACACTGCGGTGGATGGGATCGGTGGAAATCGTGATGTTGCGAATCGCACGCGCTAATCCCAGCAGCGAAATGAGGAAGAGGGGCGCACCACAACCGTCCACACTCACGAAAGAAACTTCTTCCCCGGCTAAGGATTCCAGTTCGACTCTGCAGGCCACCTGAACTGGATGTTCTGGATGAAGATAACTTTCAGTAGGCCACCCATTTATCACCGACGTCAGAAGCATGCCTGAATGCTTTCCGCTGCAATTTTGTGCCAAGGAGGTACCGGGTTTGCCACCCCACTTGATTCGATCTGCTTCACCCAACGGTCTATCTTTCGCATTCTGCAGAGCCGACTCATCAAGATTGGCGAGGAGTAAAATTTCTCGCGCAGCACTCTGGTGTATTTCAGATCCAGAATGACTTGCCGCAACGAGTGCCAACAACCGAGGTTCCAATTGCATTCCTGCGCGAACCATGGCGGAGGCTTGAATACTCTTAATCGATGAGCGCGGATAGATAAGAAGAGAAGGATTTCCCCGCGAAAGGTGGATGCTCCCATCAGCACCAAGAAGAACCATGTGTCCGCGGTGCTGTGATTCTACGAAACCGCTCCTGACAACCTCCGCCAGTACTTCTCCGATCTGATCGGTAGCCATTTGGTTATTCGTAAGAACGCGGAAGTGTCGACCAGAGATGCGGTTGCATCAGTTTGCCCTCCGCGGCCATGTCATAAGCGAAAAAGAGTTCGCCCTCGACCAGGCCATACAACCGCGAACCTTCTGTAACAATTTTCGCTGAAGGTGCTGAATAACCTTGATCCATCACAAGTTGTATTTTGGGTCCGTCGAATCGACCAACCCAACCCTCGGCAATTCCCGTGTTGTGGGCAATGATGACTTCGAGAGTGTTGCCCGGCTTCACCCGCCAAAATCCAGTTTCGGAAGCACCCGGACGAATTATTTCGTCATCATCATCAATGAGCCAGGAGCGAGAGTAATAGTTCAGGAAGGGGCGACCGTCGTGGCCAAACACAACTTCGTGCGCAAATTGAAAGGGCTCAATACCTTCGTACTCTCCGCGTCCTTTTCCCCGCCAGGTTCCAACCAGCCATGCAAGCGGATTGAGGTCCGGATGCAGGCCCTCGGGAATAGTAAAAGCCATTATTTCCTGCCTCTCCGTCGCTTGCCGCCGAGTCCATAGACAATCAAGACGATACCCAAAAGTATCGCGATAGTTGCCAGCAGCGTAGAAGTTACTAGCGCCATTGCTGGCTTTCTCGCTCCATAGTCGCCAGCCTACCTGCTCCATCCTTTAGAGTTCTTGTATGGCACGATCATCGAATTTGGTTATCAAACTGGCATCCGGGGCTGCTGAGGCTGAACGGGTTGCGCAAGCATTTTCAGTTGCATCGATAGCACTTGCGGCAGGCGTTGAAGTCTCTCTCTGGCTAGCAGGTGAAGCATCATGGTTCGCAATCCCAGGGCGAGCCGAAGAATTTTCTCTGCCGCATTCAGCGCCACTACATGAAATGCTCTCTACTCTCATCGAGAGCGGAACAGTCACGCTCTGCACACAATGTGCGGTTCGCAGAAATATTCAAGATGGCGATCAAATCAAGGGGATCCGTATTGCCGGCACGGCGACTTTCGTGGAAGAAATTACCAGAGAGGCAACGCAGGCTCTCGTGTACTAAGTTAAATTAGTAGCCTCTTGAGTTGCCGGAATCCCTTCAATCATTAGTGTCGCATCCAGCGGAATGCTCCGCTTCAATACTGCAAGTGCGATTGTTCCTAATTCGTAATGCCGTGCGACGGTTCCGATAAATCCAACCTTCACACCATCTTTTTCAACATCAGCACCGGTCGCGGGAATACTGATAACACTCCCATCCAAATGGAGCATTGCAAGTCGACGGGGAGGTTTGCCCAAATTTGCAATCTTCGCAACGGTTTCCTGTCCGCAATAGCAACCTTTGTTCATGTGAACTGATTTGTTCAGCAGCCCAAGTTCATTTGGAATTGACTTGTAATCGGTTTCAAATCCTATTCGCGGCCTACCAACGGCGACCCTTTCCGCCTCCAGTGCCCAAGTACCAACTCGAACCGCACTCTGATTAAATTTCTCGTGCCAGAGCGCGATCTCATTTCGAGGCACTATTGCAAATGGCCCGCCAAGAGAATCTGAAAGTCCCGGGGCACGTAACAACGCATACTCACCGCTCAAATCGCGCACTTCAACACGGAGCATAAATTTCATCTTCTCCAAATGGGCAAGCAGTGCCTTCCCCCGCCCCGCATCCAACGTCAGCCAAGTTCTCTCACCGTCATCCATCAGATTGAACTGATGCTCGATGTGGCCCTGCGGATCCAGAATAAGAGCAGAAGTCCATATGCCGGGCGCTAATTTCTCAAGGTGCTGAGTTGTGAGTGAATGGAGCCAATGTAAGCGATCCTGACCTGTAATGCCGATGATCTCGAAGTGAGAGAGATCTGCCCAAGCGTTGCCCGCTGCCAGAGCGCGTTGCTCTTGGCTGGGTTGTCCAAAATGCCAGACCGCACCCTTATCTGGGCCATCTTCAACAAGGACCTGCGTCACATGCTCAATCTACTGCGCGAAGAGATTAAATGTCGTCTCGAGCGCAGTCAGCGCAGGTGCCGTACACCGCAAAATGAGTGACATCGGTCTTGAAACCATAATCATCGGCCAACGAATTCACGAAATTAGCCGCAACTTCGATGGGTGCGTCACCGACAGATCCACACGTTCCGCAAACAAGGTGGAGATGAGTGAGTTCTTCAGCGGCGTGATAGGTGGCGCCACCATGACCGAGGTGGGTGTGTTGCACCAATCCCACATTTTCCAGGGTTTCGAGGTTTCGATAAACCGTCGAAAGATTTATTCCGGGATGAGACTGCCGAACCCGCTCGGCGACTTCTTCTGGTGTCGCATGTCCCAACTCACGGACAGCTGAGAGCACGAGCTCTCGTTGCGGGGTGAGGCGTAATCCTCTTTGGCGAAGTTCATGCTGTTCGGCCATGTCAGCCATTCTAACGGAGCCGAAGTAGGAGAAGGTAAACCTCGCAGCCGAGGCAGAAGTTAAATGCTGCGTTGAGGAAGGCGGCGGCGAGCGCGGCGCTGGTTGCGATTGTAAAGATGAGTGGGAGACCACTTAGAGAGCCGGCGATGCCAACCAGGGCAAAAATCAATCCGACGCTCTGCGCAAATTGTGGAGGGCGGATATCTTCGGCAGGGACCTCGCCCTTCAAGCGAGGACGTACCAAAGATTTATAGATTTGTGCATAGGGGGTGAATTGCGGTCCACGAAAAGCGCCAATCGCAAAAACTACGGCCTGAAAAATAAGCACCCATACTGAATTCGTGGCGAGAGCCAGTATTAGAACTCCAGTTGTTAGAAGTGCCGAGAATCGCGGGCCACGTGCATCGATCGTTTTAACTTCTGCTGAGTTTTCATCTGTGATTTGAGAAGCAAAATGTGTCATGTGAGTTCCTTAAAGTTGTGTCGGGAAATGGATGTAAATGCAAAAACGCTTACATCACATTCGACACAAAGAACCCGCTATGCGACCAAAATCCAGAAAGCGGCGCATAGTGAAAAACGTGGGCTCAGAGTGGAACATGGGTTAAGCGTAAAGAAAATCAAATGAATGCGCTAATTGCGAGATGTTCGCACCTTCAAGTTACAGGCGCTCTGCAAAGTTCTACCTAAGCGATGCCAAGGAATTCAAAACCTGGTCGCGGTTGGGAGCGCCCACGGCACGGCCCACCTCCACTCCTTGCGAATTCAGAATCAAGGTAGTTGGCGTGGAATGAATATTGAGTTTTCGGACAAGATCAAGGTGGGCTTCGGCATCTATTTCAATGTGCACCACATCCGGCAATGCTGAAACAACATTTTCCAGAAGGATCCGGGTCACCCTGCAAGGGGTGCAGAAAGCCGATGAGAACTGGACCAAAGTAGCCCTTGATCCAAGTGGGCCGCCAAGTATTTCGCTACTCAGAGCGGCTGCTGGGCCCTTATGTGAGGCGCGAATCCTTCCCCTTGAGCGTTGGTACCAGAAACCATAGGCAGTGGCCAGAGAGAGAACAATTAGAATTGGAGCCAAGGAATTCACGCGAGTAGTCTGACCCATTAACTCCGAAGTTCCAACTGATTTATGGGCGAGTTATTAGAGAGAGGAAGTCGATCATGGCACGCGTTCTTCTTCTCACCAATGCTTTGGGAAGTGCCGAGGTACTTCCTGCGCTTGGTTTGCTCCAACATCAAGTACGAATTCTTCCGGCTGAGGCAAGTCTCCTCGTAGAAGTTCCGGAGATGGATCTCCTCTTCATTGATGCTCGGCGCGACTTACCGGCAGCTAAGAGTCTTACGCGCTTACTGACATCCACCGGAATTGGCTCGCCGGTAATCGTCATCGTGACCGAAGGCGGTCTCTCTGCGATCAGTACGGAGTGGGGAATCGACGATGTCATTCTTGACACGGCCGGGCCGGCGGAAGTTGAGGCGAGAATTCGCATTGCCATCGGTGCGCACATGGCACTTAGGAATGCATTAGATCCAACATCAGGTGAAATTCGTACCGGCGATATTGTGATCGATGAGAATGCATACACGGCAAAAGTAAAAGGCCGAACGCTGGACCTAACTTTCAAGGAGTTCGAGCTCCTAAAATATCTGGCACAACATCCGGGGCGTGTTTTCACGCGCGCCCAACTGCTTCAAGAGATTTGGGGGTATGACTACTTCGGCGGTACGCGAACCGTAGACGTTCATATCCGTCGTCTGCGAGCGAAACTCGGACCTGAATTTGAA
This genomic window contains:
- a CDS encoding Fur family transcriptional regulator, with product MAEQHELRQRGLRLTPQRELVLSAVRELGHATPEEVAERVRQSHPGINLSTVYRNLETLENVGLVQHTHLGHGGATYHAAEELTHLHLVCGTCGSVGDAPIEVAANFVNSLADDYGFKTDVTHFAVYGTCADCARDDI
- a CDS encoding response regulator transcription factor, whose protein sequence is MARVLLLTNALGSAEVLPALGLLQHQVRILPAEASLLVEVPEMDLLFIDARRDLPAAKSLTRLLTSTGIGSPVIVIVTEGGLSAISTEWGIDDVILDTAGPAEVEARIRIAIGAHMALRNALDPTSGEIRTGDIVIDENAYTAKVKGRTLDLTFKEFELLKYLAQHPGRVFTRAQLLQEIWGYDYFGGTRTVDVHIRRLRAKLGPEFESIIGTVRNVGYRFTLPAGSKESLLTERVQ
- a CDS encoding thioredoxin family protein, giving the protein MNSLAPILIVLSLATAYGFWYQRSRGRIRASHKGPAAALSSEILGGPLGSRATLVQFSSAFCTPCRVTRILLENVVSALPDVVHIEIDAEAHLDLVRKLNIHSTPTTLILNSQGVEVGRAVGAPNRDQVLNSLASLR
- a CDS encoding folate-binding protein, translating into MTQVLVEDGPDKGAVWHFGQPSQEQRALAAGNAWADLSHFEIIGITGQDRLHWLHSLTTQHLEKLAPGIWTSALILDPQGHIEHQFNLMDDGERTWLTLDAGRGKALLAHLEKMKFMLRVEVRDLSGEYALLRAPGLSDSLGGPFAIVPRNEIALWHEKFNQSAVRVGTWALEAERVAVGRPRIGFETDYKSIPNELGLLNKSVHMNKGCYCGQETVAKIANLGKPPRRLAMLHLDGSVISIPATGADVEKDGVKVGFIGTVARHYELGTIALAVLKRSIPLDATLMIEGIPATQEATNLT
- a CDS encoding asparaginase — encoded protein: MATDQIGEVLAEVVRSGFVESQHRGHMVLLGADGSIHLSRGNPSLLIYPRSSIKSIQASAMVRAGMQLEPRLLALVAASHSGSEIHQSAAREILLLANLDESALQNAKDRPLGEADRIKWGGKPGTSLAQNCSGKHSGMLLTSVINGWPTESYLHPEHPVQVACRVELESLAGEEVSFVSVDGCGAPLFLISLLGLARAIRNITISTDPIHRSVIGACRDFPEMVAGEGRLTTRKMREIPGLFLKEGAEGVQVASLPDGRSLAVKVDDGSARALGVLLVAALESFGVVSSSESTPIYGGKEVVGSIRANF
- a CDS encoding DUF4395 domain-containing protein; translated protein: MTHFASQITDENSAEVKTIDARGPRFSALLTTGVLILALATNSVWVLIFQAVVFAIGAFRGPQFTPYAQIYKSLVRPRLKGEVPAEDIRPPQFAQSVGLIFALVGIAGSLSGLPLIFTIATSAALAAAFLNAAFNFCLGCEVYLLLLRLR
- a CDS encoding FABP family protein; this encodes MAFTIPEGLHPDLNPLAWLVGTWRGKGRGEYEGIEPFQFAHEVVFGHDGRPFLNYYSRSWLIDDDDEIIRPGASETGFWRVKPGNTLEVIIAHNTGIAEGWVGRFDGPKIQLVMDQGYSAPSAKIVTEGSRLYGLVEGELFFAYDMAAEGKLMQPHLWSTLPRSYE
- a CDS encoding DsrE family protein, which gives rise to MARSSNLVIKLASGAAEAERVAQAFSVASIALAAGVEVSLWLAGEASWFAIPGRAEEFSLPHSAPLHEMLSTLIESGTVTLCTQCAVRRNIQDGDQIKGIRIAGTATFVEEITREATQALVY